The Helianthus annuus cultivar XRQ/B chromosome 16, HanXRQr2.0-SUNRISE, whole genome shotgun sequence genome includes a window with the following:
- the LOC110918063 gene encoding calcium-dependent protein kinase 26: MGNTCRGSFGIKDTQGLNKPEDRSISTQNHSSALSNNSLDYSPNTLISQQLIAQEFSKDPPNPNSNSKPPPVPKKDNSMSRHGTSNQSYYVLGHRTENIRDVYTLGQKLGQGQFGTTYLCTEIATGVDYACKSISKRKLISKEDLEDVRREIQIMHHLAGHKNIVTIKGAYEDPLYVHIVMELCNGGELFDRIIQRGHYSERKAAELTKIIVGVVEACHSLGVMHRDLKPENFLLVNRDDDFSLKAIDFGLSVFFKPGQIFTDVVGSPYYVAPEVLLKHYGPEADVWTAGVILYILLSGVPPFWAETQQGIFDAVLKGYIDFESDPWPLISDSAKDLIRKMLCSRPSDRLTAHEVLCHPWICENGVAPDRALDPAVLSRLKQFSAMNKLKKMALRVIAESLSEEEIAGLREMFKAMDTDNSGAITFDELKAGLRKFGSTLKDTEIRDLMDAADVDNSGTIDYGEFVAATIHLNKLEREEHLVAAFQYFDKDGSGYITVDELQQACADHNMTDFLVEDIIKEVDQDNDGRIDYGEFVAMMTKGNAGVGRRTMRNSLNISMRDAPGAL; this comes from the exons ATGGGCAATACATGCCGTGGATCTTTTGGAATAAAAGACACACAGGGCTTAAACAAGCCTGAAGACCGGTCGATTTCGACACAAAACCATTCCTCTGCACTATCCAACAACTCTTTAGATTACTCCCCTAATACCTTGATCTCTCAACAGCTTATAGCCCAAGAGTTTTCCAAAGACCCCCCTAACCCCAATTCGAATTCAAAACCGCCACCTGTTCCCAAAAAGGATAACAGTATGAGCCGCCACGGGACGTCCAACCAGTCTTACTATGTTCTCGGTCACAGGACCGAGAATATTCGCGATGTTTACACTTTGGGTCAGAAGTTGGGGCAGGGTCAGTTTGGGACTACTTATTTGTGCACCGAGATTGCGACTGGTGTGGATTATGCGTGTAAGTCGATCTCCAAACGGAAGTTGATCTCCAAAGAGGATTTGGAGGATGTTAGGAGGGAGATTCAGATAATGCACCATTTGGCGGGGCATAAGAATATTGTGACGATTAAGGGTGCGTATGAGGATCCGTTGTATGTTCATATTGTTATGGAGCTTTGCAATGGTGGAGAGTTGTTTGATCGGATTATTCAACGGGGGCATTATAGTGAACGGAAGGCGGCTGAGTTGACTAAGATTATTGTTGGCGTTGTTGAAGCGTGTCATTCGCTTGGGGTTATGCATCGAGACTTGAAACCGGAGAATTTCTTGTTGGTTAATAGGGATGATGATTTTTCGCTCAAGGCTATTGATTTCGGACTCTCGGTTTTCTTCAAGCCAG GTCAAATCTTTACGGATGTGGTGGGAAGCCCGTATTACGTTGCTCCGGAGGTTCTCTTGAAGCATTACGGTCCAGAAGCGGATGTGTGGACCGCAGGGGTGATACTTTACATATTGCTCAGTGGTGTGCCCCCGTTTTGGGCTG AAACACAACAAGGGATATTTGATGCGGTTTTGAAGGGATACATAGACTTTGAGTCGGACCCGTGGCCTCTTATATCTGACAGTGCAAAGGATCTTATTAGGAAGATGTTATGCTCTCGACCGTCAGACCGCCTAACTGCTCATGAAGTTCTAT GTCATCCTTGGATTTGTGAAAACGGTGTTGCTCCTGATAGAGCACTGGATCCAGCCGTTCTTTCTCGTTTGAAGCAGTTCTCTGCAATGAACAAGTTAAAGAAAATGGCTTTGCGG GTTATAGCCGAAAGCCTGTCTGAAGAGGAGATTGCTGGTTTGAGAGAGATGTTCAAAGCGATGGATACTGATAACAGTGGTGCGATAACATTTGATGAACTGAAAGCCGGTTTAAGGAAGTTCGGTTCCACGTTGAAAGATACAGAGATACGAGACCTTATGGATGCA GCTGATGTGGACAACAGCGGTACGATTGATTATGGAGAATTTGTAGCTGCTACTATACATCTGAACAAGCTGGAAAGAGAAGAACACCTTGTGGCTGCATTCCAGTATTTCGACAAGGATGGAAGCGGTTATATAACCGTCGACGAGCTCCAGCAAGCTTGTGCGGATCACAATATGACTGATTTTCTTGTTGAGGATATCATCAAAGAAGTTGACCAAGATAAC GATGGGAGAATCGATTATGGGGAATTTGTGGCGATGATGACCAAAGGGAATGCAGGAGTTGGAAGAAGAACAATGCGCAACAGTCTGAATATAAGCATGAGAGATGCACCAGGGGCACTCTAG
- the LOC110918064 gene encoding uncharacterized protein LOC110918064, which produces MAGVIGGRLAAIIHHHHHHNTPLYSSPLSQPTIKLPLTIHSRRTSTMSATATTPTTALNNLTVQPTGSSSGCWSEFAGNVSGEWDGFGADFTADGKPIELPENVVPNAYREWEVQVFDWQTQCPTLAQPDNSSAMYKLIRLLPTVGCEADAATRYSVEERVIGGEDNMVSSFAYQASGCYAAVWSKQKSASSKVLELEHCLIDPRDKESRVRVIQVVGVEGNKLVLKNIKVFAEQWYGPFRNGESLGGCAIRDTAFAKTQVLIGSEVSGVWQRSNSIAKFQDSSNILQELVAVDGIEKSTRDANSLVLLPKNLWSSVVEIDGEKTCYEVGWLLEPGCAITSKCVFSRNAELKEIIASSETAA; this is translated from the exons ATGGCGGGTGTCATTGGCGGCAGACTCGCTGCAATcatccaccatcaccaccaccacaatacACCCCTATATTCCTCACCCCTTTCTCAACCCACCATCAAACTCCCCCTCACCATCCATTCTCGCCGTACTTCCACCATGtctgccaccgccaccacccccaccaccgccCTCAACAACCTCACCGTTCAACCCACCGGTTCTTCCTCCG GTTGCTGGTCAGAATTTGCTGGTAATGTATCTGGTGAGTGGGATGGGTTTGGAGCTGATTTTACTGCTGATGGCAAGCCGATCGAGCTTCCGGAAAACGTTGTGCCTAATGCGTACCGAGAGTGGGAGGTTCAAGTGTTCGATTGGCAGACGCAGTGCCCGACTCTAGCTCAACCCGATAACAGTTCTGCCATGTATAAGCTGATTAGATTGCTTCCGACTGTTGGTTGTGAAGCTGATGCAGCCACGCGGTATAGTGTGGAGGAGCGGGTTATAGGAGGTGAAGATAACATGGTTTCCTCATTTGCATATCAAGCAAGTGGATGTTACGCCGCGGTTTGGTCAAAGCAGAAGTCAGCGTCCTCGAAAGTATTGGAATTGGAGCATTGTTTGATTGATCCTCGCGATAAGGAATCGCGTGTAAGGGTTATTCAGGTTGTGGGCGTTGAAGGAAACAAGTTAGTGTTGAAGAATATTAAAGTGTTTGCTGAGCAATGGTATGGTCCGTTTAGAAACGGGGAATCGCTAGGCGGATGTGCAATTCGTGATACTGCTTTTGCTAAAACACAAGTTCTTATCGGGTCAGAGGTTTCGGGTGTGTGGCAACGGTCAAACTCCATAGCCAAATTTCAAGACTCTTCTAAT ATTCTTCAAGAACTTGTGGCGGTTGATGGTATAGAAAAGTCTACAAGAGATGCAAACAGTTTGGTATTGCTGCCAAAGAACTTGTGGAGTTCAGTGGTAGAAATAGATGGTGAAAAAACTTGCTACGAAGTTGGATGGCTGTTGGAACCAGGGTGCGCGATCACATCAAAGTGCGTATTTTCAAGAAACGCCGAGTTAAAA GAGATCATAGCTTCTTCTGAAACTGCTGCTTGA